The Methanosarcina barkeri MS DNA window CGAAGAGCCATTAATTTCTCCTTCATTATGCTTTCATTTAAAGGAATTTACGGACATAACATATGCTCCTAAACTTTTACTTCTTTCAATGAATTCCTTTCATATTTTTTTCGCAACGAAACCCGAAAACTTTAACAATATTAAAGTTATATTGAATAATGTTAAAATTAATATGAAAAGGTGGTTAAATTAAATATAGATAAAATACCGAGATGGATTCTTGATTTGGAATTGGAGGATATCTCGTTCATTAAAAATTTTATTTTGAGTTCCGGATCTCTGAAAGAAGTCGCAAAAATATACGATGTTTCTTATCCTACCGTTCGCCTTCGGTTAGATAAACTAATACAAAAAATCAAACTAAGTGGAAATAAACAAGATGAACCTTTTATAACTTTTATTAAAGGCTTAGCCGTTGATTCCAAAATTGAACTGGAAACTGCAAAATTGATCATTGAAAAATATAATTCTGAGAAGAGGGATAAATAAAATGAGTATCTTTTTAGGCTCCTTAATTTCAGCAGTAATTCTCATATTTCAATATATTCTGAGTGAATCCAAAAATTGGCTACTTGGTGGAATTATTCCGTTGCTTGTAGTCCTTTTCGCTTTGTGGTGTTTTTTCATCCGCACTCCACGATTAGGCGTTGAAGCCATAATACCTTTCAGCATATTGTTTTTTTTGCTTTTAGGTGATTGGGTAGATGGAAGGAGCCGCTTTAAGAAAAAGAAAAAAGAAGATATGGAACACGAACTGAAAAAGATGCAGGTGCATGATCTTAGTGATTAAACGCAATAAACACAATAGCAAGTCGATTATCGACTCGCTATTACTGTATACCATATTTGCAAGTCGATTATCGACTCGCTATTACTGTATACCATATTTGCAAGTCGATTATCGACTCGCTATTACTGTATACCATATTTTTCTACTTCAATTTTGATGTTCAATTTGATGTTCAATTTTAATGTTCAATTTGATGTTCAATTTTAATGTTCAATTTTAATGTTCAATTTTAATGTTCAATTTTAATGTTCAATTTTAATGTTCAATTTTAATGTTCAATTTTAATGTTCAATTTTAATGTTCAATTTTAATGTTCAATTTTAATGTTCAATTTTAATGTTCAATTTTAATGTTCAATTTTAATGTTCAATTTTAATGTTCAATTTTAATGTTTTCATATTTGATATGAATACTTTCTAACTAAACAATTATCTTCAACCCATACAAAACAGCAAAGAGCCAAGAAAATTTTGTTTTTTCTCTAAATTGATTACTAAATCGGATCTTGTACAGATCTTGTACATATCTTGTACAGAATCTTATACATTTTCACTCTATTACCAGGTCTTTGACTCTGATCCCGCTTTCTACAATTTTTCCTACGATTTTTCCACCGGTAATCTCTGCAGCTTTTGCAGCATCTTTTTCAGGCAAGATAACAAGAAAACCCATACCCATATTGAAGGTTCTGTACATTTCAAGATCCTCAACTCCGCCTTCCTTCTGCAAGAATTTGAAAATATCCTGGGGCTCAAGAGGATCGTAAAAATCAAAACCGAGTTTTGTTACTCTTCTCAGTTTCAAAAGTCCGCTGCCTGTTAT harbors:
- a CDS encoding DUF2089 family protein; amino-acid sequence: MVKLNIDKIPRWILDLELEDISFIKNFILSSGSLKEVAKIYDVSYPTVRLRLDKLIQKIKLSGNKQDEPFITFIKGLAVDSKIELETAKLIIEKYNSEKRDK